In Parasphingorhabdus halotolerans, a single window of DNA contains:
- a CDS encoding S1 family serine peptidase, producing MKKTPLIIVIGLLTAAAQPVDPDADDDPFAPQEIEQAAPDTVQSEDNGEKEDDDGGRIIGGKKAPPGSAPWQVQLFSPTIYSDAERKADAKLPRTDSRKKFLNERASYDISHRCGASYIGDGWSITAAHCVNDDAITYRRVRIGTQNVASGGKTYRIDTVVLHKGYQSQNKHDIALIHINTKNRPLPSGVEKITLQSPADPAMRNGETLRATGWGMTGAKMPGTTLRLDRSGGIQFRPPNLLRVDLAYFSPTRCQKFSQFKGKVHPTILCAGSSDGRDTCVGDSGGPLVRYQDKWVLVGIVSWGVGCGIKGLPGIYTRVSQYADWIKRAKTMPRGTHKIF from the coding sequence ATGAAAAAGACTCCATTGATAATCGTTATAGGTCTGCTGACTGCAGCAGCCCAACCTGTTGATCCGGATGCAGATGACGATCCTTTTGCGCCACAGGAAATCGAGCAAGCTGCGCCCGATACCGTACAATCCGAAGATAATGGAGAGAAAGAGGACGATGATGGCGGCCGGATAATCGGTGGCAAGAAAGCGCCCCCCGGATCTGCTCCCTGGCAAGTTCAGCTTTTTTCCCCAACTATCTATTCGGACGCGGAACGCAAAGCAGACGCAAAACTTCCTAGAACCGATAGCCGGAAAAAGTTTCTAAATGAGCGTGCAAGCTATGATATCTCTCACCGTTGCGGCGCGTCTTATATTGGAGATGGGTGGAGCATCACGGCGGCACATTGTGTAAACGATGACGCCATCACTTATCGCAGGGTTCGCATCGGGACCCAGAATGTTGCGAGTGGCGGGAAAACCTATCGCATAGACACCGTTGTATTGCACAAAGGATACCAGAGTCAGAACAAACATGATATCGCATTAATTCACATCAACACCAAGAACAGACCCTTGCCCAGCGGTGTCGAGAAAATCACTCTCCAAAGTCCCGCTGATCCCGCGATGCGAAATGGCGAGACATTACGCGCCACAGGCTGGGGTATGACCGGTGCAAAAATGCCCGGCACCACACTGCGGCTGGACCGGTCCGGTGGCATTCAATTTCGGCCACCCAATCTACTGCGAGTCGATCTGGCTTATTTTTCGCCCACAAGATGCCAGAAGTTTTCCCAGTTCAAAGGAAAAGTGCATCCAACAATCCTATGCGCAGGATCGTCGGACGGCCGCGATACCTGTGTAGGCGATAGCGGAGGGCCGCTGGTTCGATATCAGGATAAATGGGTGCTGGTTGGCATTGTGTCTTGGGGCGTTGGATGCGGCATCAAAGGCCTTCCGGGGATTTACACGCGCGTATCTCAATATGCGGATTGGATAAAGAGAGCGAAAACAATGCCCAGAGGTACACATAAAATATTCTAG
- a CDS encoding caspase family protein, with translation MIFQKLIAFVIIASLATATDAATTRGLFVGIDDYQFSKDNGGDNEFRNLRGAVNDTINIKNALRPLYRIALDKTAPDACPSETAGDIVSITLFNKCATRAKILKSLDQLITMSKPGDTLLFYFAGHGAQYSAIVRADQSSGYSGTILPFDARDPDSNEVKEIFDYELKDYKLRAVARGVYFISIFDSCNSGTATRSGAIGGSRSAPPLALRSGQSLPNSDIISDQGGGGANGGYWVHMAAAQDGQIAKELPSGGIDGVRNGVFTTALIDTLKAMPKASFSDIMRHVQAQVGIVNVNQTPSVEGDGIQSSLGSKSASVALFKASVAGSTLMLPDDGRTSGITEGSVFSLFADETTAREADATPVATAFVSQVGSDQTKLTLKQPDMAAKLTNMPALTARETTHAFTRDILKIGNRIPPGPDHDAVNKFLDSFEFIKQADAGELNIAKIEESADQLVLVRTDGTVIANLGSPQDSGFQKNLETKLKKAARVNEMLGLLTPVNEAGIDFCIDDSKYGVLTCPKPERRNMRLIKVDEKAQVTITNRNQKPRYFYVFGIDPNFGIAVIMPPPGAKDSALPEGRAYRNASDSNDDPVIMRTPGTYRFLTIASEKPINPLALEQTGIAARGSNICQSALEKLLCNANEGKRGDPVPRVGEWSATMETVLVE, from the coding sequence ATGATATTTCAGAAGTTAATTGCCTTCGTCATAATAGCATCTCTAGCGACCGCGACCGATGCTGCAACTACGCGCGGCCTGTTTGTCGGTATCGATGATTACCAGTTTTCGAAAGATAATGGCGGCGACAACGAATTCAGAAACCTGAGAGGCGCTGTCAACGACACGATCAATATTAAAAACGCTTTGCGGCCTCTTTACCGAATCGCACTCGACAAAACAGCGCCAGATGCCTGCCCTTCGGAAACCGCTGGCGATATTGTGTCCATCACATTATTCAACAAATGCGCGACCCGTGCGAAAATTTTGAAATCGCTTGACCAGCTAATCACAATGTCAAAACCGGGTGATACACTCCTGTTTTACTTTGCAGGCCATGGCGCTCAATATTCAGCTATCGTCCGCGCGGACCAGTCTTCCGGATATAGCGGAACCATCCTCCCTTTTGATGCCCGCGATCCCGATTCGAATGAAGTGAAAGAAATTTTCGACTATGAACTGAAAGATTACAAGCTCCGCGCCGTCGCCAGGGGCGTGTATTTTATTTCCATTTTTGATTCCTGCAATTCCGGGACGGCTACCCGAAGTGGAGCTATTGGAGGTTCGCGCAGTGCGCCACCCCTGGCTCTTCGATCTGGCCAGAGTTTACCGAATTCCGACATAATCAGCGACCAAGGCGGCGGCGGTGCCAATGGAGGATATTGGGTGCACATGGCCGCCGCGCAGGATGGACAAATTGCGAAGGAATTGCCCAGCGGCGGTATCGACGGGGTTCGCAATGGTGTGTTCACGACCGCCCTCATCGACACTTTGAAGGCTATGCCCAAGGCAAGTTTCAGTGACATTATGCGCCACGTTCAGGCACAAGTGGGTATAGTCAATGTCAATCAAACACCTTCGGTTGAAGGCGATGGCATACAATCGTCGCTTGGTAGCAAATCCGCGAGTGTTGCTTTGTTCAAGGCATCGGTTGCCGGTTCGACATTGATGCTTCCCGATGATGGCCGGACGTCTGGAATAACAGAGGGATCGGTTTTTTCATTGTTCGCGGATGAAACGACTGCGCGTGAAGCTGATGCCACACCAGTTGCAACGGCCTTTGTTTCACAGGTTGGTTCGGACCAGACCAAGCTGACACTTAAGCAGCCTGATATGGCTGCCAAGTTGACAAATATGCCGGCGCTGACCGCCCGCGAGACAACTCACGCCTTTACGCGAGATATATTGAAAATCGGCAACCGGATCCCGCCCGGACCGGATCATGATGCCGTCAACAAATTCCTGGATTCATTCGAATTTATCAAGCAGGCAGATGCAGGAGAGCTAAATATTGCGAAGATCGAAGAGAGCGCAGATCAACTGGTGCTGGTCCGCACAGACGGCACCGTAATAGCAAATTTGGGAAGCCCGCAAGATTCTGGATTTCAAAAAAATCTCGAGACAAAATTGAAAAAAGCGGCGCGCGTCAACGAAATGCTCGGCCTGTTAACACCCGTCAATGAAGCAGGCATCGACTTTTGTATTGATGATAGCAAATATGGTGTCCTGACCTGTCCAAAACCCGAGCGCAGAAATATGCGGCTTATTAAAGTCGATGAGAAAGCGCAGGTGACAATTACCAACAGAAACCAAAAGCCTCGGTATTTTTACGTTTTCGGCATTGACCCCAATTTTGGAATAGCGGTCATTATGCCGCCGCCGGGCGCCAAGGATTCGGCTCTGCCAGAAGGGCGCGCCTATCGTAACGCCAGTGACTCCAACGATGATCCGGTCATCATGCGAACGCCGGGTACGTATCGGTTTCTTACAATCGCATCAGAAAAACCGATTAATCCTCTAGCCCTGGAACAGACCGGAATAGCGGCTCGTGGAAGCAATATTTGTCAGAGTGCGCTCGAAAAACTGCTCTGCAATGCCAATGAAGGTAAGCGGGGCGATCCTGTACCGCGTGTCGGAGAATGGTCTGCGACAATGGAAACCGTCCTTGTTGAATAA